A genomic region of Fodinisporobacter ferrooxydans contains the following coding sequences:
- a CDS encoding anthranilate synthase component II codes for MIVVIDNYDSFTFNLVQYFQELGADVRVFRNDQTSLQELERCNPTHLVISPGPCTPDEAGISVEAIRHFAGEIPILGVCLGHQAIGQAFGGKIVRAKKPMHGKVSKVNHGNDSIFACVNNPFTATRYHSLVVERSSLPDCLEVTAESEDGEIMGIRHKEYAISGVQFHPESILTEDGRQMMHNFIANA; via the coding sequence ATGATCGTCGTTATTGACAACTATGATTCGTTTACGTTTAATCTTGTTCAGTATTTTCAAGAGTTAGGTGCAGATGTCCGCGTGTTTCGCAATGATCAAACATCTTTGCAAGAATTGGAGCGCTGTAATCCTACACACCTGGTGATTTCTCCGGGGCCTTGTACACCGGATGAGGCAGGGATTTCGGTGGAAGCGATTCGGCATTTCGCAGGTGAAATTCCAATTTTAGGCGTATGTTTGGGACATCAAGCGATCGGTCAAGCGTTTGGCGGCAAAATCGTCCGCGCCAAAAAACCGATGCATGGAAAAGTATCAAAGGTAAATCACGGAAACGATTCGATTTTTGCATGTGTAAACAATCCGTTCACGGCAACTCGCTATCATTCATTAGTCGTGGAGCGGTCCTCTTTGCCAGATTGCCTTGAAGTTACGGCGGAGTCTGAAGATGGGGAAATTATGGGTATTCGCCATAAAGAGTACGCCATTTCAGGCGTTCAATTTCACCCCGAATCGATCCTCACAGAGGATGGACGGCAAATGATGCATAACTTCATTGCAAATGCATAA
- a CDS encoding uracil/xanthine transporter yields the protein MNGRLHLFQKGHLVTFFAGLQWLGFMFANTVVIPLSVGNAFHLSSEQISGAMSRSFILTGIACLLQIVFGHRLPLMEGQSGLWWGFILSLCSLGASTGMPLTEIGGSLGAGMILGGILISVSGLLGLHKWLNRLFSPIVMAVLLILLAAQLIDIFFKGMTGIQADGHIHPGIAILSILLVVLVSCLTVAGRGLISNFSILIGIVVGWVVYVWIFGSPSAPVIPKWQAILHPFDWGTIAFQPGILIATIVSAFINTTNTIATLRAAEFVFETPVSASEYRRSFLLTGMYTAASGVFSLVAYAPYTSSIGFLRTTRLLAKSPYIVGGILFTILGLIPPLAGFFATLPISIGDAVLFVAYMQLFGSALQNIEGVTFNFRTIFRIAVPILTGLAIQSTPATAFETLPKLLQSIASNGMLIGILLSVLLENAVPWEWLEKRGKENPAAK from the coding sequence ATGAATGGCAGGCTTCACTTGTTTCAAAAAGGACATCTTGTAACTTTTTTTGCCGGATTGCAGTGGTTGGGATTTATGTTTGCAAATACTGTAGTCATTCCGCTGTCCGTGGGTAATGCGTTTCACTTGTCATCCGAACAAATTAGCGGCGCGATGTCAAGATCGTTTATCCTGACAGGCATCGCTTGTTTATTGCAAATTGTTTTCGGACACCGGTTGCCGCTCATGGAAGGACAATCCGGGCTTTGGTGGGGATTTATCCTAAGTCTCTGCTCTCTGGGAGCATCCACCGGCATGCCGTTAACGGAGATTGGCGGAAGCCTCGGAGCAGGTATGATTTTGGGTGGGATTTTGATATCTGTCTCTGGTTTGCTCGGTCTGCACAAATGGCTGAACCGGCTTTTTAGCCCTATTGTCATGGCTGTCCTTCTTATCTTGTTGGCAGCACAGCTCATCGATATATTTTTCAAAGGCATGACAGGCATACAGGCTGACGGTCATATTCATCCGGGAATTGCCATTCTTTCTATCCTGCTTGTTGTTCTGGTCAGTTGCTTGACTGTAGCCGGAAGAGGATTGATCAGCAACTTTTCCATTTTGATCGGAATCGTTGTCGGTTGGGTTGTATATGTTTGGATATTTGGCTCACCTTCAGCACCTGTCATCCCCAAATGGCAGGCAATCCTTCATCCATTTGACTGGGGGACGATTGCTTTTCAGCCTGGGATTCTAATCGCAACGATCGTATCGGCCTTCATTAACACGACAAATACGATTGCTACATTGCGTGCAGCAGAATTTGTTTTTGAAACCCCCGTATCTGCTTCCGAATATCGGCGATCCTTTTTGTTGACCGGGATGTATACTGCTGCATCGGGCGTGTTCTCACTTGTTGCATACGCTCCTTATACGTCCTCTATCGGCTTTTTACGGACGACCCGATTATTGGCGAAATCTCCTTACATTGTCGGCGGAATCCTTTTTACGATACTCGGCTTGATTCCGCCGCTTGCCGGATTTTTTGCAACATTGCCGATTTCCATTGGCGATGCCGTTTTGTTCGTGGCCTATATGCAGCTGTTTGGTTCCGCACTGCAGAATATCGAAGGTGTCACGTTCAATTTTCGCACGATTTTTCGAATCGCTGTCCCCATTTTGACAGGTCTCGCGATTCAAAGCACACCTGCAACCGCTTTTGAAACATTGCCAAAACTTTTGCAATCCATCGCCAGCAATGGTATGTTAATCGGCATTTTATTATCCGTGTTGCTGGAAAATGCCGTTCCTTGGGAATGGCTTGAAAAACGCGGCAAGGAAAATCCAGCCGCAAAATAA
- the glcT gene encoding glucose PTS transporter transcription antiterminator GlcT — MSEVKRYQLKKILSNNALLAVDASQTEVILLGKGIGFQRKKGDWIGLEQVEKLFLSPSDQNRDAMLRLFAETDEDVIRATSDFIQYAENKLQLKFTQQFLITLFDHIGFAIKRLQQGIQIRNPFLHEVRALYPKEYSLALEGIKMLANRLKIKIPEDEVGFIALHLHGAGTHQTIEKINKYSTLIAKLIAIIESELLTEIDKTTADYSRLLTHLRFAVDRAEKDQPLGENHPLSTLLQKEYPVCYNLSWKLIKILQKELQKKIPEAEASYLTLHIQRLYDHTNIKNKS, encoded by the coding sequence ATGTCCGAGGTAAAGCGGTATCAACTAAAGAAAATTTTAAGCAATAATGCCCTGTTGGCTGTTGATGCATCGCAAACGGAAGTCATCTTGCTCGGCAAGGGAATCGGTTTTCAGCGAAAAAAGGGCGATTGGATTGGCCTGGAGCAAGTGGAAAAACTGTTTTTATCTCCTTCCGATCAAAACCGGGATGCCATGTTGCGACTTTTCGCGGAGACAGATGAAGATGTCATCCGGGCGACGAGTGATTTTATACAGTATGCAGAAAACAAATTGCAATTAAAATTTACGCAGCAATTTTTAATCACGCTATTCGATCATATCGGATTTGCCATTAAGCGGCTGCAGCAAGGAATTCAAATACGGAATCCTTTTTTGCATGAAGTTCGGGCATTGTATCCCAAAGAGTATTCACTGGCATTGGAAGGCATCAAGATGCTTGCGAACCGGCTGAAAATTAAAATTCCGGAGGATGAAGTCGGCTTTATCGCACTCCACTTGCATGGTGCAGGAACACATCAAACGATAGAAAAGATTAATAAATATTCAACATTAATTGCAAAATTAATCGCAATCATAGAATCTGAGCTTTTGACGGAAATCGATAAAACAACTGCCGATTATTCCCGCTTGCTGACACATTTGCGTTTTGCTGTGGACCGGGCCGAAAAAGACCAGCCATTAGGGGAAAATCATCCTCTCAGCACGTTGTTGCAAAAAGAATATCCGGTGTGCTACAATTTGAGCTGGAAGCTGATCAAAATTTTGCAGAAGGAATTGCAAAAGAAGATTCCGGAAGCGGAAGCCAGCTATCTGACTTTACACATTCAACGTTTATACGATCATACAAACATTAAGAACAAGTCTTGA
- a CDS encoding Cof-type HAD-IIB family hydrolase has translation MNRWSLIALDMDGTLLNKQGAISEENRLAVKHAMEVGIEVTIATGRHIKNILPFAEELGLKAPLVTTNGSEVWTIQGELLERHILSSPDVHFLHDLALRYEIEYWAYSVEQRFQSDSFPESIASYDWLKFGFQSDRPEQINRIWNELSKRGDWELTNSDPLNIEVNPKGITKSFGLQKVCDYLEIPSDQVVAIGDSLNDIAMIEWAGFGVAMGNAQQAVKNIADHVTASHVDHGVARCIEFLLQNMKIHK, from the coding sequence ATGAATCGTTGGAGTTTGATTGCTTTAGACATGGACGGAACATTGCTGAATAAACAAGGTGCAATTTCTGAGGAAAATCGACTTGCTGTAAAACACGCAATGGAAGTTGGCATCGAAGTAACGATAGCAACCGGACGGCATATTAAAAATATTCTTCCATTTGCTGAAGAGCTTGGTTTAAAAGCGCCTTTGGTAACAACAAATGGCAGTGAAGTTTGGACCATTCAAGGAGAATTGCTGGAAAGGCATATTCTTTCGAGTCCCGATGTCCATTTTTTGCATGATCTGGCACTTCGCTACGAGATCGAATACTGGGCGTATTCCGTGGAGCAACGATTTCAATCGGATTCGTTTCCAGAATCGATTGCGTCATATGACTGGCTAAAATTCGGGTTTCAATCGGATCGTCCGGAACAAATCAACCGCATTTGGAACGAACTTTCCAAACGGGGAGATTGGGAACTGACAAACTCCGATCCCTTAAATATTGAAGTAAATCCAAAGGGAATCACCAAATCATTCGGACTGCAAAAAGTTTGCGACTACCTTGAGATACCATCCGATCAGGTAGTCGCCATTGGAGACAGCCTCAACGATATAGCAATGATTGAGTGGGCCGGATTTGGCGTCGCAATGGGAAATGCACAACAGGCGGTAAAAAATATAGCAGACCATGTCACAGCGAGCCATGTCGATCACGGTGTGGCCCGCTGTATTGAATTCTTGCTGCAAAACATGAAAATTCACAAGTAA
- a CDS encoding MFS transporter, with protein MAQNMSAAQISEHDYRSQVRKAAIASLIGTAIEWYDFFLYGTIAALVFPKLFFPTSDPYVGFLETFAIYALGFVARPVGGAIFGHYGDRIGRKATLIITLLLMGISSTLIGLMPTYNSIGSLAPWLLTLLRVLQGIGVGGEWGGSVLLSLEWGHKEKRGLMGSWPQLGVPLGLALSSALVSIFLAVGGKEGFVSWGWRIPFILSIVLVAIGLFIRLRIMETPLFSKVIAEKRVERTPVSEVIKNNWKEILLSALLRMSEQTPFYIFITFVISYGTGTLHLSGNFLNNSVLAAAFLSLFSIPFFGYLSDRIGRKRMYIIGSALTLIYAFPYFGMLDTKVPALVVLAIVVSLIPHDMQYGPQAALIAENFPTRLRYSGASLGYQLASVIAGGPAPLVAAWLLHTFGSSNAIAGYIVICSVITIIATSLLKDRTKVDIIQEFNEGVSV; from the coding sequence ATGGCGCAAAACATGTCAGCAGCGCAAATCAGCGAACACGATTATCGCAGCCAAGTAAGAAAGGCGGCGATCGCCAGTCTTATCGGTACGGCCATCGAATGGTATGATTTCTTTTTATACGGTACAATCGCAGCTTTGGTCTTCCCGAAATTATTCTTTCCGACATCCGATCCGTATGTCGGTTTTCTGGAGACATTTGCGATTTATGCTCTTGGTTTCGTCGCCCGACCGGTTGGTGGCGCCATCTTCGGCCATTACGGCGACCGCATCGGTCGCAAGGCGACATTGATCATCACGCTTCTTCTTATGGGCATAAGCAGCACGTTGATCGGGCTGATGCCTACTTATAACAGCATCGGTTCGTTAGCTCCATGGCTGCTTACGCTGCTGCGGGTACTGCAAGGCATTGGGGTAGGCGGAGAATGGGGCGGTTCGGTGCTTCTGTCGCTGGAATGGGGGCACAAGGAGAAACGCGGCTTAATGGGCAGTTGGCCGCAGTTGGGCGTTCCGTTGGGCCTTGCATTGTCTTCCGCGCTTGTCAGCATTTTTCTGGCGGTTGGCGGCAAAGAAGGATTTGTGAGCTGGGGCTGGCGGATTCCGTTTATTTTAAGTATTGTACTCGTCGCGATCGGGCTGTTCATTCGTTTGCGGATCATGGAGACACCGCTGTTCAGCAAGGTGATTGCAGAGAAACGCGTGGAGCGGACGCCTGTCAGCGAGGTGATCAAGAACAACTGGAAGGAAATTCTGCTGTCGGCGCTCCTGCGTATGTCCGAACAGACGCCGTTCTACATTTTCATCACATTTGTCATCAGTTACGGCACGGGAACCCTGCATTTGAGCGGCAATTTTCTGAACAACTCCGTACTTGCAGCAGCGTTTCTTTCATTGTTCAGCATACCGTTTTTCGGTTACTTGTCGGATCGCATCGGCCGCAAGCGAATGTATATCATCGGCTCGGCATTGACATTGATTTATGCATTCCCGTATTTTGGAATGCTGGATACGAAAGTGCCGGCTCTGGTTGTTCTGGCTATCGTTGTTTCACTGATTCCACACGACATGCAGTACGGCCCGCAGGCTGCCTTGATCGCCGAAAACTTCCCGACTCGGCTCCGATACAGCGGGGCATCGCTCGGCTATCAACTGGCCTCGGTAATTGCCGGAGGTCCGGCTCCGCTTGTGGCAGCCTGGCTGCTGCATACGTTCGGCTCTTCCAATGCGATCGCCGGATATATTGTCATTTGTTCGGTCATAACCATCATCGCGACTTCACTGCTCAAGGATCGCACCAAAGTTGACATTATTCAGGAATTCAACGAAGGCGTTTCGGTCTGA
- a CDS encoding ATP-binding protein — translation MKFRKTHKNIVILLLSTISLILCMAFPFTVLPGHIYDLRTVPILISLFYGEYWCSLIVIATLFIYRYLLGGDGFYTTVFSYTPIFLFLYLIKNRYQSLNFRKKIFISMALSFTWALLIVFVSILRLTNQHVFIDADVRLFFVEYCLINPLATWIAVYLLEIIQENIAIQSELQKSEKIHVLGELAASIAHEVRNPLTAIRGFMQLLNQQDIQEKRDMYVRIMIHELDRAESIINNYLSLAKPHLEKFEILNVEEVINQIINVIYSYGLLRNVEIKKKLANGLFITANNEKFSQVVMNLIKNGIESMPHGGVVEIITYFKEDYIHIEIIDQGIGMTGEQIERLGTPFYSTKENGNGIGMMVSYRIIEGMKGKIVVSSQKGKGTKFLIVLPASFPVHPDHVL, via the coding sequence ATGAAATTTAGAAAAACACATAAAAATATCGTTATTTTATTACTTTCGACTATATCGCTTATTTTATGCATGGCTTTTCCATTTACTGTATTACCCGGACACATATATGACTTAAGAACTGTTCCTATTTTGATCAGCCTTTTCTATGGGGAATATTGGTGTTCCTTAATTGTGATCGCAACGCTCTTCATCTACAGATATTTGTTGGGCGGAGATGGTTTTTATACCACCGTTTTTTCCTATACACCCATTTTTTTATTTTTGTATCTGATTAAAAATCGCTATCAATCATTAAATTTCCGTAAAAAAATATTCATTTCGATGGCTTTGTCGTTCACTTGGGCGCTATTAATCGTGTTCGTAAGCATCCTTCGATTGACGAACCAACATGTTTTTATAGACGCGGATGTTCGTTTGTTCTTTGTGGAGTATTGTCTAATAAATCCTTTAGCTACATGGATCGCCGTATATTTGCTTGAGATTATTCAAGAAAACATAGCGATTCAATCTGAATTGCAAAAATCAGAAAAAATTCATGTTTTAGGGGAATTGGCTGCATCAATTGCACATGAAGTGAGAAATCCGTTAACAGCCATTCGTGGGTTTATGCAATTATTAAATCAACAGGACATACAAGAAAAGAGAGACATGTATGTAAGAATTATGATACATGAACTCGATCGGGCGGAATCCATTATCAATAATTATCTTTCACTTGCGAAACCTCATCTGGAAAAATTTGAAATTTTAAATGTGGAAGAAGTTATAAATCAAATCATTAACGTTATTTATTCTTACGGATTGCTGCGTAATGTTGAAATTAAAAAAAAATTGGCAAACGGCTTATTTATAACGGCAAATAATGAGAAATTTAGTCAGGTAGTAATGAATCTGATTAAAAACGGGATTGAATCCATGCCGCACGGAGGGGTCGTGGAAATTATCACGTATTTTAAAGAAGATTATATTCATATTGAAATTATTGATCAGGGGATCGGAATGACCGGTGAACAAATAGAAAGATTGGGCACTCCTTTTTATTCGACGAAAGAAAACGGAAATGGAATCGGCATGATGGTCAGTTATCGAATTATCGAAGGAATGAAAGGCAAGATTGTCGTGAGCAGTCAAAAGGGGAAAGGAACGAAATTTTTGATCGTGCTGCCAGCTTCATTCCCTGTGCATCCGGATCATGTTTTGTAA
- a CDS encoding glycosyltransferase, translated as MRVRLVTPYYHVPRGNSITVRRIAQGLKTFHIEVEVVSLDSEQILEESNADLIHGFHAYRFCAYLENQKTARQPYIVTLTGTDLNYDLSNRERKEKVRNTLIGAKAVHVFSEGDKSRLLQHLPAVQNKTVIIPQGVGDFAIQESHFRKEAGTFVILLPAGIRKVKNIPAAISMLEPLHMEMPNIRLWICGPVIEEEEWSKVQMLIRRNQDWIEYIGQVPHAEMGALYRCADLVLNTSLAEGQPAALLEAMYLGIPVVASNIPGNRSILVNEETGLLYHDEKEFIRYCKTIMFDVSFKNDLISRAMAYVRTKHTAEKEIQAFISLYQGILSSVR; from the coding sequence AGAGTACGACTTGTTACACCTTATTACCATGTTCCACGGGGAAATTCAATAACCGTAAGAAGAATTGCACAGGGTTTGAAAACATTCCATATAGAAGTAGAGGTTGTCTCTTTAGACAGTGAACAGATTCTTGAAGAATCAAATGCCGATCTGATTCATGGATTTCATGCATACCGATTTTGTGCATATTTGGAGAATCAGAAAACAGCCCGTCAGCCGTACATTGTAACGTTAACAGGTACGGACCTGAACTACGACCTATCGAATCGGGAACGAAAGGAAAAAGTTAGAAATACATTAATCGGCGCCAAAGCCGTTCATGTTTTTAGCGAGGGTGACAAGAGTCGACTGCTGCAGCATTTGCCTGCCGTTCAAAATAAAACGGTCATTATTCCTCAAGGTGTCGGAGATTTTGCGATTCAAGAAAGTCATTTTCGAAAAGAAGCGGGCACGTTTGTAATTCTTTTGCCTGCGGGCATTCGAAAAGTAAAGAATATTCCGGCGGCCATTTCGATGTTAGAACCGCTACATATGGAGATGCCGAACATTCGCTTATGGATTTGCGGGCCTGTCATCGAAGAGGAAGAATGGTCAAAAGTACAGATGCTTATACGTCGAAATCAAGATTGGATCGAGTATATAGGCCAAGTACCCCACGCAGAGATGGGTGCTCTTTATCGATGCGCCGATCTTGTTTTGAATACGTCGCTGGCAGAAGGACAACCTGCCGCGCTCCTGGAAGCCATGTATCTCGGAATTCCGGTAGTAGCATCGAATATTCCAGGGAATCGCAGCATTTTGGTGAATGAGGAAACGGGTTTGTTGTATCATGACGAAAAAGAGTTTATTCGCTATTGCAAAACGATTATGTTTGATGTCAGTTTTAAAAACGATTTGATTTCCCGCGCGATGGCGTATGTGCGAACGAAACATACGGCAGAAAAGGAAATTCAGGCATTTATCTCCTTGTACCAAGGGATTTTGTCGAGTGTACGTTAG
- the ptsG gene encoding glucose-specific PTS transporter subunit IIBC, producing MKKTFGVLQQVGKALMLPVALLPAAGMLLAFGNAFQNPALLERIPALNGNVFQMIALVMQDAGGVVFDNLSLLFAVGVAVGLAGGEGVAGLAAIIGFLIMNKVMGDILHVTPDMVAHSQAYASILGIPTLQTGVFGGIIVGIMASYMYKKFYNIELPQFLGFFAGKRFVPIVTAGSAVILGIIMIFIWPPIQTGLNAFSHFMLVKNPVLATFIFGLVERSLIPFGLHHIWYAPFWFEFGSYTTKAGQVVHGDQHIFFAQLKDNVPFTAGSFMTGKFPFMMFGLPAAALAMYHEAKPEKKKLVAGILGSAALTSFLTGITEPIEFSFLFVAPVLFAIHAVFAGLSFMTMYLLHVKIGMTFSGGVIDYLLFGVLPNRTHWWLVIPVGLVFSAIYYFGFRFAIRKWDLKTPGREDDDEATVQQNVSGNELAIGVLEGLGGKENIKHLDACITRLRVTVNDHQKVDKDALKRLGAAGVLEVGGNIQAIFGPKSDALKEQIKAVMSGAAPQIRVNIPDLKELPEINGQAENMDSLAANLEKEPEHIFAPISGEVIDITEVPDLVFAGKMMGDGFAIRPQDGLVVSPVKGKILNAFPTKHAIGILSEKGLEILIHVGLDTVNLQGQGFELLVTEGDPIDVGTPLLKVDLPYIEEHAKSSITPVVFTNLFEYMSLNIAKGSAAAGKTEVAVVASKQLETV from the coding sequence GTGAAAAAGACGTTTGGCGTCTTACAGCAAGTGGGTAAAGCTTTGATGTTGCCGGTTGCGCTTTTGCCTGCTGCAGGAATGCTGCTTGCATTTGGCAACGCATTCCAAAACCCGGCATTGCTCGAAAGGATTCCTGCACTCAATGGGAATGTTTTTCAAATGATTGCACTTGTCATGCAGGATGCCGGAGGTGTCGTGTTTGACAACCTGTCATTGCTGTTTGCCGTCGGTGTGGCGGTAGGTTTGGCAGGCGGGGAAGGCGTTGCGGGTCTTGCAGCCATTATCGGCTTCTTGATTATGAATAAAGTAATGGGTGACATTCTGCATGTTACACCAGACATGGTTGCTCACAGTCAGGCATATGCGTCCATATTGGGGATACCGACGCTCCAGACTGGGGTATTCGGCGGAATTATTGTCGGCATCATGGCTTCGTATATGTACAAGAAATTTTACAATATCGAACTCCCGCAATTTCTGGGATTCTTTGCCGGCAAACGTTTCGTGCCGATTGTAACAGCCGGATCTGCAGTTATCTTGGGAATTATCATGATCTTCATTTGGCCGCCGATTCAAACGGGTCTGAATGCATTCTCACATTTTATGCTTGTAAAAAACCCGGTGCTTGCCACTTTTATCTTCGGGTTGGTGGAGCGTTCTCTGATTCCATTTGGCTTGCACCATATCTGGTATGCGCCATTCTGGTTCGAATTTGGTTCCTATACGACAAAAGCCGGACAAGTTGTACATGGAGACCAGCATATCTTCTTTGCCCAGTTGAAAGATAACGTGCCATTCACTGCGGGTTCATTTATGACCGGGAAATTCCCGTTCATGATGTTCGGCCTGCCTGCTGCAGCGCTCGCCATGTATCATGAAGCAAAGCCGGAAAAGAAAAAATTGGTTGCCGGTATTTTGGGCTCTGCTGCGTTAACTTCATTCCTGACGGGTATTACCGAGCCGATCGAATTTTCATTTTTATTTGTTGCACCTGTGTTATTCGCCATTCATGCCGTATTTGCCGGATTGTCTTTTATGACGATGTATCTTTTGCATGTTAAAATCGGTATGACATTTTCTGGTGGTGTTATTGACTATTTGCTGTTCGGCGTATTGCCGAATCGAACACATTGGTGGCTCGTCATTCCCGTCGGATTGGTATTTTCCGCCATTTACTATTTTGGATTTCGTTTTGCCATTCGCAAATGGGATCTGAAAACGCCAGGCCGCGAAGACGACGATGAAGCAACTGTTCAACAAAACGTTTCCGGAAATGAGCTTGCGATTGGCGTATTGGAAGGTCTTGGCGGAAAAGAAAACATTAAGCACTTGGACGCATGCATTACCCGTTTGCGCGTGACGGTAAATGATCATCAGAAAGTAGACAAAGACGCTCTGAAACGTCTTGGGGCAGCGGGGGTTCTGGAAGTAGGGGGCAATATTCAGGCAATATTCGGGCCCAAATCGGATGCATTAAAAGAACAGATCAAAGCGGTCATGAGTGGTGCCGCCCCGCAAATACGCGTAAATATTCCAGATCTAAAAGAATTGCCGGAAATAAACGGGCAGGCGGAAAACATGGATTCACTTGCCGCGAACCTGGAAAAGGAACCTGAGCATATTTTCGCACCGATCAGCGGTGAGGTGATCGACATCACGGAAGTTCCCGACCTTGTTTTTGCAGGAAAAATGATGGGGGATGGCTTTGCGATCCGTCCGCAAGATGGGCTTGTCGTATCACCGGTCAAAGGGAAAATACTCAATGCCTTCCCGACGAAACATGCGATCGGAATCCTTTCTGAGAAAGGTTTGGAAATCTTGATTCACGTAGGGTTGGATACAGTCAACTTGCAAGGGCAAGGATTTGAATTGCTTGTAACAGAAGGCGATCCAATTGATGTGGGAACACCTTTATTAAAAGTGGATCTCCCATATATTGAAGAACACGCAAAATCCAGTATTACACCGGTGGTCTTCACCAATTTGTTTGAATATATGTCTTTGAACATTGCCAAAGGAAGTGCTGCTGCCGGTAAAACGGAAGTAGCTGTTGTGGCAAGCAAGCAGTTGGAAACAGTATAA
- a CDS encoding DUF2512 family protein, whose product MNDLFHLSLKNFLMKLILFSSILYLADRLVPSLYPNFSPIFTTGLCLSVVGMIADLTIVPLFDNIPALFMGFPGITLIVWVLAKFYPDTHVSLLQAGTLALCLAPFEYLLHVYILRHLKRT is encoded by the coding sequence ATGAACGACCTATTCCATCTTTCATTAAAAAATTTCCTGATGAAACTGATCCTGTTTTCGAGCATTCTCTATTTGGCTGACCGTTTGGTTCCATCTCTTTACCCGAATTTCTCTCCCATTTTTACAACGGGACTCTGCTTGTCAGTTGTCGGGATGATTGCAGATCTGACTATCGTTCCCCTATTTGATAACATTCCTGCTTTATTTATGGGCTTTCCTGGCATAACGCTAATCGTTTGGGTGCTTGCAAAATTTTATCCGGATACACATGTTTCTCTGCTGCAGGCTGGTACTCTCGCACTCTGTCTGGCTCCATTCGAATATCTGCTGCATGTATATATTTTGAGGCATTTAAAACGGACATAA